Part of the Toxotes jaculatrix isolate fToxJac2 chromosome 8, fToxJac2.pri, whole genome shotgun sequence genome is shown below.
tccctcccctttctccctcccccGCCAAATCTCTCCTCCGTTCATCTCACAAATCTCAAATATTCATCGTGCCAGGGTTTAGCGCTTTGATTAAATTCCCTCCCCCTGTCCTGTTCCTGGTTAGAGAAAGACTGATGTCACGGCGGCGCTGTCGGACGACGAGGAGCTGAGGGAGCAGCTGGACATGCACTCCATCATTGTCTCCTGCCTTGCAGAGGAGCCTCTTTTTACAGCAGAGCAGGTAAGTTGCATATTAACACCAACCTGGCCTGTCAGCGGTCACAGTGCAGCAGCTCAACATGGCTGAAATCCCTCTGAGATTCCCACAGAGATTTAATAACTGATGTTCAAAGGGATATTATGAGTGCTGATCTCTCTTCCTGTTGACGCTCTCTCAGGTTATTGAGGAGATAGAGGAGATGATGCAGGATTCCCCTGACATGGAAGCAGAGCACAACCCCTCTCAGTCGGACCTCTCGATGCTCTCACTGGACGTCCAGCGGTccaccagcagctccagctaCGAGGAGAGTGAGTGTCCACCAATCAGGATAAATAATCACTATTATATAACATGTTCTATGTGATTCTTTGCTTGTCAAGCCTCATGTTGCGATTTGTTATCAATACACTGGTACATCATCAAAATCCTGAGACATTAAAGGACAACTGTGGTGATATattatattttctatatttttctcattgtcaacaaatcccataaaaggaccaaaaccaaaaatgaacTGATCCTATAAACACGACTGTCTGTGTAGCCAGAGTCTGATAATAACTCATTCCTCAgcacacatcagtgagccacaccgTTACACTGGGTGGCATGGTCCTTCATTACAATGAACACGGGCACTGAGCTGATACCAAATGCACTGTCCTGCTGCCGCTTTAAAATAATCAATCGAGCTCCAAACGTGtgttaatccacagctgaaaatagtccctaagAAATGCACCGGTTACTCCCCTTCATTTAGCATTATTAAAAAGTGGaatttttttgatttatgtTTACAGTTTGAGTGGACTTGGGGCTGAGTTTTCTTGGCGTTGggcttttcatgggatttactgacaataagaaaaatacaaactatGGCAAGGTTTGTTCTTTAATGTCATCAGTGCTTTGacaccagttttttttattttaaatacatgttCTGTGAATTTTACATcctattttgttatttttgtagtAAATATAATACAGGTCCAACTTCTACTACTTCAcactcagcttttttttcttgtttgcgGCGCAGGGGTGAGGACCTTGAGTGTTGCAGAGCTGAACGAACGTCTGGAGGAGACGGAGACGAACATCAGGAGGTTCTCGGAGGAGCTGGTGCAGCAGCTGGCTCTTAGGGATGAGCTGGACTTTGAGAAAGAGGTGAAGAACAGTTTCATCTCAGCGCTCATTGATGTACAGAACCGGCAGAAGGAGCACCGCGAgctgctgaagaagaagaagaagctcaaAGGCGGAGCTGGGACGTCGCACGGCCACGCTGAGAAAACTCTGGGATCTGTTAGTACTTTATTCTCACAGTCAGGTTTGAAGGAGACATTACCAGCCTGGTTATGTGTGTTGATGTCTTATTTCCTTATTGATCTCTTGTTTTGTTATACAGAGATATTTTGATGTGATATCTTGAgatctgtcttttcctctcactttcatgctgcatttcttgtttttattttccaacaaACTTTTTCCTGAAATATTTTCCAGTCTTCGATTATCTTTCTCTTCTTACGTTTCTCTGCTTTACTTCCTTCCTCCTCAGCGCTTCAGCATGGAGGGACTCTCCTCCGCCATTCAAAACAGCTTCCGGCAAACTTTTGGGAGTGGGTGCATTGAAAGACAGGTTTACTTcccatttccctctctctctgctgctgaacttTAGCCCTCTGCTTCCCTCACTGAAAATATACACATCCTGCTGATCTCAGCTGTCTTCCTTTTTACTCAACCACATCAATCACTTAAAGCAAAGAACAAATCAGACTATGTATTGTTTTTTCTCCAGCATTCATGGGTTagattttctgcctttttaattcctctctctctgtctttgtcactgtctttttttttttggtggtttaCAGTATTTGACCACAGTCATCCCTTATGAGAAAAAGGGACATCCTCCTTCCATTGAGGACCTCCAGATCCTGACCAAGAGTGAGTCTCTTCATCTTTACCAACCATGCTTGAATGTTAGTGGCTGTGACTGATCCAttcactcctctctcttctcagtTCTACAAGCTATGAGAGATGACAGCGACAAGGTGCCCAGTCTCTTAACAGACTATATTCTCAAAGGTGAGCTTTTCTCTTCATGTATCTATATATCTATTATATATCATGACTGATCAGTATTTAAAGGGCCACATGTGGTTTTGCTTGTTTTAGCCCGTTTACTACAAATTGTCTATACTTAACATTGCTTTTgacaattttcattttcaaagttaAAATTTGTTTCCTACCTCTCAAAATTGCAAAATTGTACAAGAAAATCATCTTGCTGTGATCTGCTTGATATAGAAGATGTACATTCATTGAATGCATCACTCTGAACATCTTTATTTCTTAAGTCAAGTTTGGTCAAGTTACATTTCTGTTGCTTGGTTTTGCAGTTCAGGGCAGCTACTGCTTTGCAAACAATCCGTGTTGGTGTatttaaagacacaaaatgtacaatttgacattttgctgcacaaaatacatttttttatctTATAATGTTGGAAAAACATATGTAGATGAAAAACCAATAAGAAAATATGAATagtgtgaaaataataatttgaatcTGGTAGTTAAAAAGTTTGGCTGTTGACTTTGAGGTCTCAAGTGTTGAAGTTCTCACGTTCTCAACACTAGTTTGAGCTTTACCGTGTTGCAATAAGCAAacaccccttttttttttttggatatcAACCCAAAAAAGTATTCTTTAGAAAACAATTTGACATTCCTGTAATTCCGTTCTTTCACATACGTTCTGTTTTCacttctcatttctttctctacttCTCATGTTCTGCTCTGCCTCGTTAATGTGCCGCGTTACACCGGCTAGCTCTGGTGTGAGCGATGGATGGAGAGGTTTGTGACACATTCACATGTGAATATGCACTGTTGTGGTGTTGTCACTCACGGTGGGAGATCGCCCCCTCTTGACCACTGAAGTGTAGTGCAGTCTGACCCCGATGTTCTCCCTCTCACTGCTCCCCTCTcccacacagtgacacagtgaccGTCTGCAGCATGGTTTATCCCTGTTATTGTCCAGACCTGCAGGCAATGACTCACCGCCATGCATAGCAGAGCTCTGTTTCCCCTTTACTTAACTATTTAGGCACTGTTTTGTAATTATTAGTTGCCTGAAAATATTTACCATTCAGATCACCCAGCCTATGTTTGAGACACGTTTGTTAtgcttgattttattttcagttcaatttaTCAATCTTTAAATAATATAGTgaaacaggtgttttttttttccttttgtttttcctcctttgcaTCAACTCACACTGAAGCTTCATCCCTGGTCACTCATAGCTCTGTTAATATTCATCTCTGCTGTTATTGCAGTGCTTTGCCCAACGTAGACCAGAGGGATGGTGCCTGATACTCTGCGGAGGCTTCAGATAGTTTACCATGGcaacaagaggaagaggactcattgtatttttttctccccccaaaCATGAAGCACACTTAATTTATTCCTGCATGTTTTTACCTCGAGATGTgtctatttttttgttttatgttcttcatttagttgtatttattttatgtggAGTGTTGTGATTTCACAAACCTTGTGTGTTCCCGTGAATTTTGGCTTCTTTTCGCGTTTTTCTAATTTCCTTGCACTGTGAAAAAGATTCTAAAATGAGAAACTATATGAGAAACATACCCAGACAGATGTACCAGCATAGGAGCTGCACTGTTTGGAAAATATTGAGCTTTGCTTGTTGGTTAGAAGTAAGAGCAAAGCTGCGATGCAAAGGGCTTTGTCTTTATCTTAAGTGCTTCTTATCCACTGAGCAATGAACAATTGCACAAAGCACGTTGAACACAGAAGTGGCAGTAATAGAGAATTATAGAAACAGATTTAAAGTGTTGAGACTGTAAAATTGaagagtaaaataataaaaaactttattgatccccagaGGGAAATTAAGTATTACAGTGGCGTGTAGGGACAGGATTCAgacaaatagaaaaatatagattaaaaacaataataaattgGTTGCACAAGACAAGTGTGCACAAATACTGAACTGTATGTGCACAAGCATCACATGATTCAGTGCATCCTTCCATGTACCTGCAGACTGTGTGCTGTTTGCTCTCCCATGTTGTCATCTCAGCAGTACACCACATACGTCGTTATTATTCAATGGAGGATGAAGTGCTGATGGGCGAGGTGATGTAGCCTGGACTGAAATGAACTAATTAAGCAACTATGCATTTAAGTGAATACCGAATTGTGACCCATGCACTGTCTGTACTTTTGTGGCGGTGACAGGCTCTGAATCAGAGACTCGAGCGCCAACGTGCCTCCTGTGCACAGGGCAGCGTACACCACGACTGGgcattgtttttctgtgtgtaattACAAGCTGCCTTTGCCTTTGCCTGAACTTTTGTACATTATAAATGACTTATTCTCAGTGAATGTGATGTTATTGCTTACAGAATCGgtttcatcattcatttattttgtaaatattttatttcaaatatattGATGAAACCAGTGGCTGTTTGTCtcaatatattaatatattcattTCATTACAGAAATAGTAATAATActaaacacacaagacaataaGCTGAACAGACCTGGGaactgaatttaattttaaaattgaCGCTATAATGTGGAGTTtacaaaaaatacaacacaccCTCTTTGTGATctagctgtttgtttttgagcaCAGTAAGGCGTAATATGTATTAGTAACAGGTTTTTACATAAAAACTCAAGTGTATTTGCTCATGTTTGGAAGAGGAGTTTTGCATTGCATCACTTTATTGTGTCATTTGGCTGCGAGCTGCGTGTTTTCAGAGAGTGAAACCTGAGCTCACCGAACATTTCGAGGCTCGAACAGTCGGCTCCGTCTCTGCTGGCAGTGGTCACTGAAACTGAAGACTGGTCTCACAGCAAGAGAtgaaacatacacaaatatTATTCACAACAGTGCTTCTTCATTATATAAGTCTCTGCCACGTGTCATCTGCACCTCTTCCAGCTCACTGAGGAGATCCAGATGTAGGCCCTGGTTGAAACCCCAAAAACATCCAACCTCTGGCCTGTTGGTGCTCTCAGCAGAAACACTTCAGACCCTTtggaaggaaaacagaagaTGAAATCCACAGCTCATTTAGCAAGCAACTatgaaaaatcactttgaaaactGTTTGTAACATAATAGCTGTTGCTATTAAGTgacacaaagagatgcaaatttttgataaaaatgtaaatgattcAAATTCTGTTTATGTAAGAAGTATGATATAACACACAGAGACgtacacacagtaacacacagacagataaggCCTTGCTGTAATTTATCTGCAACCTACAAACATATGGAACCATAGTCATGCTTGTCTGAGCGCCGTTAAACGCTGCACAGTACTGCTCCCCATCCATCTCCCTTCAAAAGCAACACAAACGGCTGTTAAACATCTGTAAAACATTTGTTGACTCTGAGATAAGATTTCCTCATTCAACTCTGTGCCGCCACTCCGGGCGTGTAAAACACAACAGTCTGGCCAAGGCTCAGAGCAGCGAGGGGCGCTTTATTGTGGTGCTGCaccaaaacagtttctttaagTGTTTTTCTGAGTATGATGGAGGCTAAAGGGGTTTGCTTGATGTTTTGCCTTCTGCTGCTGGCGCACTGCACACTCCAGCAGACCCcttcaaagagaaaaaatggCAAGAAAGgtaggaaaaatgaaaacattgtcCTCTCTTGTTAAGTCTCTGAGAAAATTTTACAGAACAACACGACTGAACTACTTTGTGAAAGTTCATCAGTAGTGTTGACTGAATGCCTTGTGCTTCTGAATACATTTTTGCTTTTCCAGACTCTGCAAACACTGCTGCGATCGAGGAGCTGAAGAAACAGATCAATGACATTGTCCAGGAGCTGAATTTGTTGAAGGAGCAGCAGGCTTTACAAACAGGTACAGCTCCTGCAAGGAAATTGCTTCACAGATATGACAAGATAATGTGATGCACAGCAGCTGACCACTcttttaaagtacattttacaaCACTACAAACATGCTACAtccaaaacagaggaagaaagagtgaCAGACTCTACAGCATCTTATATTTTAAACACTAATCTGGCATCTTCCTAGTGATGCAGAGGCAAATGAAGTCGACAATGACACGTGAAATAGACTGACTCTCAAATTTTCCCCTCCAGTTTGTCTGAAAGGCACAAAGATCCTCGGCAAGTGTTTCCTGGCTGATCCAGTGAAGAAGACTTTCCATGCGGCCAGCGATGACTGCATTGCTAAAGGAGGCAGCCTGAGCACTCCTCTGACAGGAGACGAGAACGACCAGCTCTACAGCTACGTCCGCCAGAGCATCGGCCCCGAGGAGCACATCTGGCTGGGCATCAACGACATGGTGACTGACGGCCAGTGGGTGGACCAATCAGGGTCCAACGTACGCTTCAAGAACTGGGAGACGGAGATCACCCTGCAGCCAGATGGAGGGCGCAGCCAGAACTGTGCCATCCTCTCCACCACAGCCAACGGGAAGTGGTTCGAcgagagctgcagagctgagaaGGCCTCGGTGTGTGAGTTCAACATCGTCTGAGAGTTGCTTTCCGACACCAACATGACTCTGTGCAGATAAACACTCGTGTGAACAGTAAGTGCTGTTGCATTTGAAAGCTATGAAGTACAATTATGCAATACATTGAAAAAATCATCTTTCTCATGCTCACATATTCTTGACCAAGCCATTCAGATGTCAGTAGACTTCACACAGTGGTCTGAGATACACTATGTCACTGTATAAGCTAAACTCATGCCACATAATATTTTACATGTATTCAGTAAACTCATGTTCTcaaataatcagattttaaaCAGATATTCATCAAGGTAAACACCACTGGATGGCTCACctttgttttatgtattttaccACATCTGCTGCTAAATGCCGCCACCTAAACGTCACCATGGTTGCCTTTTCTATGGAactctctttattttcatttctgaatGTCAAATTATACTGTTTGTGCTGCATTATATAATGTTAATAAACATGTGTCTCCTCAGTTGCAACCTTCTTATTCTCTTCCTGCTCAAGTCAAAgattcagttcaatttttttACTAATTGTAGGAAAAAAACCCCGAAAATGCTTGGTTGAAAAATTCGTATGTAACAACTAAggaaaaaacatcaacaacaaggCTGTTGCAACCAGTGTTAATAACCAACAATTTTATGCTTTTGGGTGGGTGTCGTTTTTTCCTAGTTATTTTGCAAGACCAGTGCAGTGAGAAGGTGAAAAGCAGCCAAAGTtttcctttcaaaataagactcAAAAACACTGGCAATTTGTTTTGACAGTTGAAGTCAAGGGACTTCTTTTCTTCCAAAAGAAGTCACATCTTAAGAATCCACTGGAGGTATGCTGTTTAAGAAGTTCTGAAGGAAAAAGGGGGTCCAATCCGGTACTAgcaaggtgtacctaataaagtggccgaTGAGTGTATGTTTACAGTGTTGAAGTGCACTGTCTTAAAGTGAGAAGAATGACACAATTTTCAACTTTAAATgttgtctccctctgctgttcattttctgaAGTGCAGGAAACTACTTCGCTTTACTAGACAATTTATTCAGTCTCTCTGAACCACCAACCATTTTTTCTCTAACAGGACCTTTTTATTTTGGGTCCACttgatgtgaaaatgaatattgtacataaatatttcaaaatgttgaGAGAATATTGTGTATTTCACCAAATGCATCccagaaaatctgaaaactgtaaaagtttatgaaaaacaaacacaaaacaaaaacccttGGATGCATGTAACTTGGTTAGTTAGCGCTTGGTGTCTTCCGTGCTCGAAACCTTGTAGTTCCTCGCCGAATGAGTGACTCAAGTCTAACAACAACATGTGAAAAGATCCTGAGCACTCACCACACTCATGTTAAATTATAGCTCTTGTACAGTCTCTCCTTTTAAAGTTACCTGTAATTAATAACAAAGTTCAGTCAGCCAACAAACATACTGACATTTCTTTGTTAGATTACTGCACTTAAGGGTGAATAAAGGATTTTTATTCCATGCCTTTGCAGTCCAACAGAAGGGGTTCATGGTCCTTGACACaactaacaaaataaaatatgctaCCAAAGGATTCTCATTCACTGTGGTGCATAAGACTCAAACGAAAAAAAGTCTCTGTGAGACCTGAGAAAAAGATCACTTGGTTAGCagctgtcatgactagcccctaagggggctgttctctgaacccttttggttatgttttgaactctctttTGAACTTTCGGACTcctgttaagttttgttcatagttcctgttttattttgaaatcatggccattgtgtatcttgtcttgttggacttcctgtctttgtcttgtttccctccatttgtgattgtctgccccgccctaaatggtttcacctgttgcccgttgccttgtgtatttaagtctcgtatttccctgtgtctttgtcatttcgtctgtttccatgcctgagtgtgtatctgagtctgtgtcttccccgtGTTCGTTCCCATACCTGTGCCCTGCGTTTTCTTTCCCCCACTGCATGGACTTACCTTGATTTCCTTTGTTTAGGAAGGAAGTAagaacttttgtatttttgttgttgttcctaagtgtttttctccttcgtggatgatttttggttgtttgagttttgctccctggccctggacacttttttggtttttggtttattaaaagttactcctagcctgtattgggggttattgcttttgggtcctggcctgattcCTAGTCGCAGCGTAACAGCAGCAGTTCAGTCTTGAGATTTCCAAGAGTGTGGGAACAACAGcactcattttttatttatcccTGGCTGAAAACAACTCTAAAATCCCACACTGTATTAG
Proteins encoded:
- the fez2 gene encoding fasciculation and elongation protein zeta-2 isoform X1, with the translated sequence MAAPVAHFDDDWPVSGDLNMVSEQGLLPQKGRAAAVATAANTTGEAAPQLLLDDDDDLPELHDSSFSPGETGAFRSMEDLVSEFDEKLSACFRNFNAKTDSIAPVSVVGEDTLLEKDEMWNALTSNYGHVMPVDWKQSRTRSLHTPTFNLTEKPRKTDVTAALSDDEELREQLDMHSIIVSCLAEEPLFTAEQVIEEIEEMMQDSPDMEAEHNPSQSDLSMLSLDVQRSTSSSSYEERVRTLSVAELNERLEETETNIRRFSEELVQQLALRDELDFEKEVKNSFISALIDVQNRQKEHRELLKKKKKLKGGAGTSHGHAEKTLGSYLTTVIPYEKKGHPPSIEDLQILTKILQAMRDDSDKVPSLLTDYILKVLCPT
- the fez2 gene encoding fasciculation and elongation protein zeta-2 isoform X3, which gives rise to MAAPVAHFDDDWPVSGDLNMVSEQGLLPQKGRAAAVATAANTTGEAAPQLLLDDDDDLPELHDSSFSPGETGAFRSMEDLVSEFDEKLSACFRNFNAKTDSIAPVSVVGEDTLLEKDEMWNALTSNYGHVMPVDWKQSRTRSLHTPTFNLTEKPRKTDVTAALSDDEELREQLDMHSIIVSCLAEEPLFTAEQVIEEIEEMMQDSPDMEAEHNPSQSDLSMLSLDVQRSTSSSSYEERVRTLSVAELNERLEETETNIRRFSEELVQQLALRDELDFEKEYLTTVIPYEKKGHPPSIEDLQILTKILQAMRDDSDKVPSLLTDYILKVLCPT
- the fez2 gene encoding fasciculation and elongation protein zeta-2 isoform X2, producing the protein MAAPVAHFDDDWPVSGDLNMVSEQGLLPQKGRAAAVATAANTTGEAAPQLLLDDDDDLPELHDSSFSPGETGAFRSMEDLVSEFDEKLSACFRNFNAKTDSIAPVSVVGEDTLLEKDEMWNALTSNYGHVMPVDWKQSRTRSLHTPTFNLTEKPRKTDVTAALSDDEELREQLDMHSIIVSCLAEEPLFTAEQVIEEIEEMMQDSPDMEAEHNPSQSDLSMLSLDVQRSTSSSSYEERVRTLSVAELNERLEETETNIRRFSEELVQQLALRDELDFEKEVKNSFISALIDVQNRQKEHRELLKKKKKLKGGAGTSHGHAEKTLGSYLTTVIPYEKKGHPPSIEDLQILTKILQAMRDDSDKVPSLLTDYILKALV
- the clec3ba gene encoding tetranectin, with the translated sequence MMEAKGVCLMFCLLLLAHCTLQQTPSKRKNGKKDSANTAAIEELKKQINDIVQELNLLKEQQALQTVCLKGTKILGKCFLADPVKKTFHAASDDCIAKGGSLSTPLTGDENDQLYSYVRQSIGPEEHIWLGINDMVTDGQWVDQSGSNVRFKNWETEITLQPDGGRSQNCAILSTTANGKWFDESCRAEKASVCEFNIV